CTACGTGGTCAGCACCGTGAGGGAGATTACTATTTAAACAGTCGTCAGCCGGGAAAGTATGAAGAGTTTCTGACATTAGGTGCCAAATATCTTAGTCAGGCAACGGGAAAGCATTATCAAGCGCGTGACTTTCATCCAGGGAAAGAGTACGGAACAACATCTGTGAACTTTGATGAGCCAGATTTGTCTACATATCAGTCCACAACGGTTATTTTTCTATTACTTTTTACGGTTATTCTCATTCTCGGAAGTAATCAGCGTATTGCTATTTATCGATTGAATGGGTATACCACGCAGAAAATATTTAATCATATTTATGGGAAAGTTGTGTTGTTCTCACTGGCATTAGTGGTGATGGATTTGCTAATCATTCATGGCTTAGGGTGGCCAGTCGTGCCCCAAGACCTCATTGGGGTGCTGGCGTTGATGGTCACAGACTTTGGAATGGCTTGGTTGACGATTCTCTTGTTAAAGTATTCGTCAAGCAGTCATCAAATGAAACGCATGAATTACAATCACCTTACTTTCTTAGGCTTATATCTAGTTAAAGCTTTCTTTATTATTTATATGTTTGTTGGCTTTATTCCGGTTCTACAGGTTGCAACGGGGTCGTATGACGTGTTAGCGAGTCAGCATCGAACAAAACGACCGGGCGATTACTACGGTGTTTTCTACCCCTATGCGAATGGAAATAACAGCACCAATGGGATTACTCAAGATTTTATTAATCAGCTTGACGAAACCATGTACCCCGTTGTGAATCGGCGGGGGAGCTTACTGATGGATGATAGTTACATTCATCAGGACATTGCGAATTATTACAAATACTTGATCGTTAACCCGAATTATTTAAAACGTTATCCAATCCTAGATACAGCGCGACAAAAAATTAGTGTACCCAATAAAACTAATAAAATTTGGCTACTAGTCCCAACCAATAAGCAAGGAGAGGTTCGCCAGTTAATTCGGGGCATTCAAGATGGTGAACGGGAAAACCTTGGCTACCGGCCACCCGTAAAAGTCGTGTATTTTTCAAACACCCAGAAGATTACGGACCTAATGACCCCATCGAAAATTACGGATTGGCCACTATTGGTCACTACTCCTGATAGTACATCGGCGGTGGACCGCAACATTATGAATGGTGAAGGATTGCAGGACGATTTGCGCGTCCCTGTTAAGGGGGGACTGGCAAAGACATATCGCTCGTACAGACCTAGTTTGTTGCGTTATAACTACAGTGATAATTATCCGCAATTAATTTATACCAAAGATATCCCGATGGAAGATTTGAGAATTGATGTTGGGAGCTTGAAACAGAGTGCATTAGAGCTAACACTTAGCTTGTTGGTGACCTTCTTTTTAACGGGATATATTACTTTGATTTATTTTCGGACAAATCAGGAAAAACTAATTATCAAACGAATTAATGGTTATAGCTTGTTGAAAACTTATCGACCACTGGTTCTAATGATACTTTTACAAATGGCTATTATGGCGGGAATAACGATAGTTAATCATGGCTTCAACGGTGATTACTGGGTACTGAATGGGCTGGTAACTTTAGCAGAATTCTTGATATGGCTTAGTATGGCTCATCGACTAGAACGAGAAAAGACAAAGGAGTTGCTGAATGACAACTAATGAAATTGCGGTAACGGTGGATTCGGTAGTAAAGCAGTATGGTCAGCAGAAAGTTTTTACCAACTTGAATCTCGTTATTCGCGCCCAAACGCTAACCACTATTTTCGGAAAGAGTGGTGCCGGAAAATCAACGTTACTAAACATGATAGGGGCGCTTGAACCGTTTGATAGTGGGACAATCAAAGTCTTTGGTCAGCCGATACCGGTTAAGAATTCTAAAGGGGCTTTAGCGTTGCATCGTTCAGTAGTCAGCTATCTTTTTCAGAACTTTGGCTTGATTGACGACGAGACGGTTGGTCAAAATCTTGAGGTCGGATTGGCTTACGTAAAAGCTAATCGTCAAGAAAAAAAGCAATTAAAACTAAACGCATTGCAGGCAGTTCACTTAGACTGTCGGCTGAATACAAAAGTTTACACGTTGTCTGGTGGTGAGCAACAGCGAATTGCCGTGGCGAGAATCCTGTTAAAACCGTCTAAATTAATTTTGGCAGATGAACCGACGGGGTCCTTAGACCCACAAAATCGCGAAATCATCGCTCAACTCCTGTTAAACTTAAAGGCTGATGGTAAGACGGTTGTTATCGTATCTCACGATCACTATTTCGAAGGAATTAGTGATCAAGTTATCGACTTAGATAGTCTACAGAAGATCAATTAAGTTAATGTCCATTTTGAAATTTAGTTAGTGGGTAAAGTAACCGCGGGTTCGGAAACGCTGAATTATTTTAAGCCAGGAAAACGCTAATCATAGCCAGAAAAAAACGCCGCCCGGTGATGCCGAGCGGCGTTAGTGGTTTAATTTAAAGTTTAGACCAGCATCCAGTCATACGAGAGGAGTTGGTGGAACCGTTCGCCCACCGGGACCCATAACTTGGTCTTGGCGATGTTGGCAATGGACTCCCAAAACAGGGGGTCCCGGCGTTCCTTATCGCTCAGGTTAATGTTGACGTAACGCCCAGCTTCCGTCTTCGCAATCACGTAAGGGTAGAAGACCTTGGTAATCTGGGCGGGGGTAATGGTGTGGATTTGCGGGTTGTTATCAATCAGCATATTAAGACGCTTCCTTTCAGTTGATGAATTCAGTATAGCGGAAACATCGGCTGAAAGTTATCGCTTTTCGTTAAGGATTGTCTGAGAATTTCTTAGGATTGTGGGGCGGCCTGTAATGTAACGGTGAAGACGGTTCCTTGGGGCTGGTTCGCTGTCACGGCAATCTGACCCTGGTTGAGCTGAACCAGTTGGGCGACGATTGAGAGGCCAAGACCGCTACCTTCTACCTGGTTGGAGCGCGAGGCGTCGACCCGGTAGAACCGCTCGAAGATGTGCTGGCGGTCGGCGTCACTGACACCCCGCCCGTGGTCGGCCACGGCCAGAGTCACGGTGTTTTCGGCCTGGGCTACGGTGACCGTGATGCCTTGGTCGTCCGGCGAATACTTGTGGGCGTTGTCTAATAGGGCGGTCAGAATCTGGTGCAACATGTCGGTGTCGCCCAGCGCCATGGCCGGGTGGTCCGGCCCGTCAAAGGTCAGTGGTTGCGAGACTAATGGCTGGTAGTGGTTGACCACGCCCTGCGCCAGGGTCGCCACGTCGAGGGCTTGAAGGTCGACGGTGGCCCGATCGGCGCGCGAGAGGTGGAGCAGGTTTTCAATCAGGTGTTGCATCCGCAGGGACTCCTGGTCGATGAAGCCCAACGACTCGGGGATGACCTCGGGGTGCTTGGCGCTGTGGCGTTCAATTAACTTGATGTTGCCCCGAATCGTGGCGATGGGCGTACGTAGTTCGTGCGAGGCGTCGGAAATAAACTGGCGCTCGTGACGCAGCCGGTCGTTTTGGGCGGCCAATAATTGGTTGAAGTCTTGGGCTAGTTGGTTGATTTCCACGGGTTCGGTGGGTTGCGGGAGCTTGGGTTGAGTGACCTCGGGGTTGGCCGCCGCCTGTTGGGCCGCGTGGGCCAGCTCGATGGTCGGCTGACTGATGCGGTTGGCTAGCCGCCGAACAAAGAGCAGGCCAATCAGGAGACTCAGGCCGATGGCGATGATCAGCACAGCAATCAACACGTGCAGGTTGCCCAACAGAACGTGCATCCCGATGTAGAGCAGGTAGGTTTTATTGCCCGCGGTCAGGGTTTCCGAGAAGTAGAGGCCCATCTTCTTGATGTAGATCAGGTGGGTGAACGGGACCTGCCAGCTGCCGGTGAGCGTCGGGTTTTTCCCGTTGGGGAGCAGCGAGGTGGTGGAGCCGTTGGTGTTCTTGATTAAAATGAAGGTGTTGTGGGAGTTCAGCCCACTGCCCCGGTTGACGGTCAACCAATCTTGAAAATTACTGACCTGGGTGACTTGCAGGTTGGCACTGAGCCGCGCGGCCTGTTCCTGGGCCCGCACCAGCTGGTCGATCGTCAGGGTCACGGAGACGGTCAACACGATGATTAGCCCGATGGTCAACAGGAGACTGGTAAACGACCGGCGGATGATATCCGCGTAGGAACGCGGTGGTTGAGCAACTTTTTTCATCAGGCATCAGCTTCCTTTAAACTGTAGCCGACACCGCGAATTGTGTGGAACAACGGCGGCAGGTCGGCCACGTCGATTTTGTTACGCAGGTAGCCGATGTAGACATCGACCACGTTTTGTTGTCCCAGGAAGTCGACCCCCCAGACGTTGTCGAGCAGTTCGTCGCGGGTGAAGACTTGGCCGGGATGACGCATCAAGAAGAGGAGTAAGTCGTATTCCCGTTGGGTCAGTTGTAAGGTCTCGGTGCCCCGGGTGACCTGGCGGGTCTTGGTGACCAGGGTCAGGTCGGCCACGTGGTAGGTCTGGTCCAGGCCGCTTTGGTGGGCGGTACGCCGTTGGATGACCCGAATGCGGGCCAGGAGTTCTTCGATTTCAAACGGTTTGGTGATGTAGTCGTCGGCCCCGTTGTCCAGGCCGGTGACCTTGTCGCCCAGATAATCGCGGGCGGTCATCATGATGACGGGCAGTTCGTCGTGTTTACGGATGCGCCGCAGGACCTCCATGCCGTCCATCTTCGGCAACATCCAGTCGAGCAGCACCAATAGAAGGTCATCTTTGTGCTGCTGATAGGTTTCCCAGGCGGCTTCCCCGTCAGCGGCGGTTAAGACCTGAAAATCTTCGAACGTTAATTCTTTGGCCACGTAACTGGCGAGGCCTTCTTCATCTTCGACTAATAAAATGGTATTTTTCATAGGGAAAAAACTCCTTTAGTGACGAGAATAGTGACGGGGACCGGGCGCCCCCCTTAATAGGTAAAGCTTACCCCGGAGAGCTTAACAAATACCAGTAAGTTAGAAATTTTATCCGTTAAGGTGAGAAAATAAGTGGCCCACTTAAAGAATGAATCCAGCGCTATGAGTGGGTTTAACCGTATTTTAGCATGTTAACCGGTTTCGAAAATAAGAAATTCATATTTTAAGCTGGCAAATTACAAGTTTAATCCGAACAAGCCCGGAATCTTTCAATGGCAGTCTGTTGATGATGTATTTTTAATGGTCGTTGATTAATTAGTTCAAGTGCTGCTAGGATCTCATCAGTCGTTACTTGGCTAAAATTGGTCTTTTTCGGGAAGAACCAGCGTAACCGTCTATTAAAATATTCATTGGAACCTCGCTCCCATGGTGAATATGGATGGCAAAAATAAACTTTGATCTGATAATCCTGTTCTAAGGCCTGATAATTGGCAAACTCTTTACCATGATCAACAGTAATGGATTTTACTTGGGGACCGAAGGCCCCCATAAACTTGCCAAAGGCGGTGTTTAGAGCCTTAGCCGTTCTATTAGGGGCTTTGATGGCCCATAGAAGTCGGGTCTTACGTTCTACGAATGTAACCAGACATGATCGTGACTCACTTCGACTAGAAAGCACCGTATCTACTTCCCAATGACCAAAAGCTAACCGTTGATTAACAGTTGTTGGCCGTTGTTCGATGGAAGTCCCACTTGTAAATTTCCCACGATTTTCGCTCACTCGGTGCTGGCGGACATTCCGATTGGGTAGATCAGTCAATTTGAAGGGGAGCCAGCCACGATTAAGCCAATTATAAATTGACGCAGTGCTCAAGTTATAAGCGGCCGCAATGGTTTCTGGTGACCAGGTTAATCGTAAGTGATTGGTAATTAAAGTCGCTAATGCTGCCGTCAGCATCGAACGACGACCGCAATTCCGCCTTTTGCGATCTGCATCTTGCTGAGCTAATTCTGGATCATAAGG
Above is a window of Levilactobacillus zymae DNA encoding:
- a CDS encoding DUF1430 domain-containing protein, which gives rise to MSRKFLFLVISVLLAIGGFIWIRQTESVAEIRQAEALTTLPSSQYRLFSIPKVPTSKKSYQQIITSLNRAAQHTQTTYLKRQVDYGWNQVHQQIRYDQSTTKVYLQVSSTKEIKRFSKIDGYNPAKGGLIATIKPLGFTSRVMPIQDSLRGQHREGDYYLNSRQPGKYEEFLTLGAKYLSQATGKHYQARDFHPGKEYGTTSVNFDEPDLSTYQSTTVIFLLLFTVILILGSNQRIAIYRLNGYTTQKIFNHIYGKVVLFSLALVVMDLLIIHGLGWPVVPQDLIGVLALMVTDFGMAWLTILLLKYSSSSHQMKRMNYNHLTFLGLYLVKAFFIIYMFVGFIPVLQVATGSYDVLASQHRTKRPGDYYGVFYPYANGNNSTNGITQDFINQLDETMYPVVNRRGSLLMDDSYIHQDIANYYKYLIVNPNYLKRYPILDTARQKISVPNKTNKIWLLVPTNKQGEVRQLIRGIQDGERENLGYRPPVKVVYFSNTQKITDLMTPSKITDWPLLVTTPDSTSAVDRNIMNGEGLQDDLRVPVKGGLAKTYRSYRPSLLRYNYSDNYPQLIYTKDIPMEDLRIDVGSLKQSALELTLSLLVTFFLTGYITLIYFRTNQEKLIIKRINGYSLLKTYRPLVLMILLQMAIMAGITIVNHGFNGDYWVLNGLVTLAEFLIWLSMAHRLEREKTKELLNDN
- a CDS encoding ATP-binding cassette domain-containing protein, which gives rise to MTTNEIAVTVDSVVKQYGQQKVFTNLNLVIRAQTLTTIFGKSGAGKSTLLNMIGALEPFDSGTIKVFGQPIPVKNSKGALALHRSVVSYLFQNFGLIDDETVGQNLEVGLAYVKANRQEKKQLKLNALQAVHLDCRLNTKVYTLSGGEQQRIAVARILLKPSKLILADEPTGSLDPQNREIIAQLLLNLKADGKTVVIVSHDHYFEGISDQVIDLDSLQKIN
- a CDS encoding HAMP domain-containing sensor histidine kinase; translated protein: MKKVAQPPRSYADIIRRSFTSLLLTIGLIIVLTVSVTLTIDQLVRAQEQAARLSANLQVTQVSNFQDWLTVNRGSGLNSHNTFILIKNTNGSTTSLLPNGKNPTLTGSWQVPFTHLIYIKKMGLYFSETLTAGNKTYLLYIGMHVLLGNLHVLIAVLIIAIGLSLLIGLLFVRRLANRISQPTIELAHAAQQAAANPEVTQPKLPQPTEPVEINQLAQDFNQLLAAQNDRLRHERQFISDASHELRTPIATIRGNIKLIERHSAKHPEVIPESLGFIDQESLRMQHLIENLLHLSRADRATVDLQALDVATLAQGVVNHYQPLVSQPLTFDGPDHPAMALGDTDMLHQILTALLDNAHKYSPDDQGITVTVAQAENTVTLAVADHGRGVSDADRQHIFERFYRVDASRSNQVEGSGLGLSIVAQLVQLNQGQIAVTANQPQGTVFTVTLQAAPQS
- a CDS encoding response regulator transcription factor, encoding MKNTILLVEDEEGLASYVAKELTFEDFQVLTAADGEAAWETYQQHKDDLLLVLLDWMLPKMDGMEVLRRIRKHDELPVIMMTARDYLGDKVTGLDNGADDYITKPFEIEELLARIRVIQRRTAHQSGLDQTYHVADLTLVTKTRQVTRGTETLQLTQREYDLLLFLMRHPGQVFTRDELLDNVWGVDFLGQQNVVDVYIGYLRNKIDVADLPPLFHTIRGVGYSLKEADA
- a CDS encoding IS30-like element ISLsa1 family transposase, with protein sequence MGTSTLSRFQRGALAQLVNEGNKSYQVMADALGVAKATISYELDRVKPYDPELAQQDADRKRRNCGRRSMLTAALATLITNHLRLTWSPETIAAAYNLSTASIYNWLNRGWLPFKLTDLPNRNVRQHRVSENRGKFTSGTSIEQRPTTVNQRLAFGHWEVDTVLSSRSESRSCLVTFVERKTRLLWAIKAPNRTAKALNTAFGKFMGAFGPQVKSITVDHGKEFANYQALEQDYQIKVYFCHPYSPWERGSNEYFNRRLRWFFPKKTNFSQVTTDEILAALELINQRPLKIHHQQTAIERFRACSD